Part of the Rhizobium sp. WYJ-E13 genome is shown below.
AATAAGGCGGGCTGCCGAAGGACTTGCCTTCCCAGCCGGCGCTGAAGGATGTGCCGTCGGAAACGTCGACGTGGCTGTGCGGTGCCGTCTGGTAACCGCCGTAAATGGAAAATTCCAGATCTTCGGCGGAAGCCGTGCCGGCAATCGATACAAGAGCGGAAAACGCAATGCCTGCCAGAAGCGAGGTGGAAAGGCGCAATGCATATGACATTGAATATCCCCGAACGACCAAAAGGTTATCGGTTCGATTCATTGGCAGAGTTCTGTGTCACAATTTTAAAGAATAGAAAGGCGCATCCGAGTGCGCCTTTCATTTTTACCAGAAGCGTTGCTCAACCGCCGAACATGGTGCGCAGGATGTCGATGCCCTTGTCCTGGAAAGCGACGCTGCCCTGCTTGTTGCCGGGGCCGACGACGATGACTTTGGTGCCGACGGAAACGCGCTTGTAAAGATGCGACACGTCGTCGTTCATCATGCGAATGCAGCCGGAGGACATGTTGAGGCCGATCGTCCAGGGCTGGTTCGTGCCGTGAATGCGGAAGATCGTGTCGCGGCCGCCCTTGTAGAGATACATGGCGCGCGCGCCGAGCGGATTGTCCGGGCCGCCGGGCTGAACGGCGGGAAGATTGTGACCCGCACGCGCCTCGCGGGCACGCATCTCAGCTGGAGGCGTCCAACTCGGCCATTCGGCCATGCGCCCGACCGTCACGACACCAGACCAACCGAAGCCGTCACGGCCGACGCCGATACCGTAGCGCGTGGCACGGTTATTACCTTCTACGAGGTAGAGAAACTTGTTGTTGGTGTCGACGATAACAGTGCCGGGCTTCTCGCTGGTGGTAAGGCGAACCACGCGCTTGCGGAACTGCGGCTTGATCTCGCGGGTCTGTTTGACGCCCCGCACGGCGTCAGTCGCGGTCATGACCGGCTCTGCGCTGACAGTCACTACCGTACAGGACAACGCAACGGCAGCCGCCGCCGCGAGCCTAAGAAATTGCTTCATTTTCGATACCCTCTCCTTCAGGACCGCTAGAGGCTAGTCAAATCGGTTTGAATTTCAAGTCGGAGAGGTGAGGGATACGATTTTTTGCAGGCCAGCGGTCGGCTGTTCTTGCCGCCCGCTGACCGTTATTTGCTCTTACATCACGATAACGCGGGTGCCGACGTTGACGCGATCGTAAAGGTCGACCACGTCTTCGTTGCGCATGCGGATGCAGCCGGAGGAGACGGCGCTGCCGATTGTCCAGGGCGCATTCGTGCCGTGAATGCGGTAGAGGGTGGAGCCGAGATACATGGCGCGGGCGCCGAGCGGATTTTCCGGGCCGCCATCCATGCGGGCAGGAAGATAATGGCCCTTGGCTGCTTCACGGCTCACCATTTCCGAGGGTGGCGTCCAGTCCGGCCACTCCGACTTGCGGGTGATCTTGTGGGCGCCGGCCCATTCGAAACCAGGCTTGCCGACGCCGACGCCGTAGCGGCGGGCCTTGCCACCATCTATAACGAGGTAAAGGAAGCGGTTGTTGGTGTCGATGACAAGCGTACCGGGCCTTTCCTTCGTGTCGTAGTCGACCATCTGCGGCAGGAACTGCGGCTCGACCTGTCCGCGGATGACGGGAACGCCGGGGCGGATGGCAGACACGGTCTGCGGCGCCGGCTGCGGCGCGCGCTGGATGACCGTGCGACGCTGCTGGAAAAGGCCGCGTTGCTGGTAGACGACCGGCCGCTGGTAGACGACGGGACGAACCCGGCCGCCGCCGAGCTGGTTGATCCAGGGAGCGGTGAGGTCAGGGCTCAGCACGACGGGTGGACGGGAGGCGTAGCGGTCGTCTGCAAGGGCGGCCGTGGACAGAATGCCGAGCATGGCTGCGGCAAGGACAAGGGGTTTCATCATCGGGCGGACTCTCTACAAATGACCGAAAATGCACTGGCGGAATTGTCCGCCTGCGATCATGCTGCCACTGCGCCCGCCAGCGAATGGTAAATGCGGATTCATGAAAAGACGAAGGACCGAATAAACTTTTCGTCAGGGTTATCGTTCGGTTTGGAAAGAAGGTTTGCAAATGGTAAAGCCGTGTTCGCAGGCAGCAAACGAGAAAAAATATGAGCGAAACCGGCATCATCATCGGCGAGGACGGCAAGAGCCGCTGCCACTGGCATGCGAATCTGCCTGATTATCTACGGTACCATGACGAGGAGTGGGGCAGGCCTGTCACCAATGATATCAGGCTCTTCGAGAAGATCTGCCTCGAAGGCTTCCAGTCCGGTCTTTCCTGGCTGACGATCCTGCGCAAGCGCGAGAATTTCCGCGCCGCTTTCGCCGCTTTCGATTTCGAGAAGGTGGCGCGCTTCGGCGACGAGGATATCGCCCGCTGCCTCGCCGATACCGGAATCATTCGCCATCGCGGCAAGATCGTCTCGACGATCAACAATGCCCGGCGCGCGATCGATCTGCGCAGTGAATTCGGCTCCCTGGCGCGCTATTTCTGGAGCTACGAGCCTCGCCCCGAGGATCGGCCAGATATCGTCGACAGGGAGCATATCGTCGCCAACCCGACGACCGCCACGTCAGTCAGGATATCGAAGGATCTGAAGAAGCGCGGCTGGACGTTTGTCGGACCGACCACAGTTTATGCCTTCATGCAGGCTATGGGTCTCGTCAACGATCATCTCGAAGGCTGCTTCTGCCGCGCGGAAGTGGAGGCGATGCGCGCAGCATTGGTGCGCCCATGAAATCGCCCGTGAAATCAATTACCACCCTTGCCGCAGCACTTTTTCTGTCCGCCTCCGCAGCCCTTGCGCAGACGCCGCAGCTCGACCCCGGTGAGAAGCTCGAAAAGCTGCAGTTTCCGGCCGTGACCATGCAGCTGAAAGGCTGGACCAAGTTCGGCAACAGCCATGTCTATACGCTGCCGGTGCGCACCGGCCAGCATGTGAAGATCAGCTTCGAGACGAAGAGCAAATATGCCTTTCTCGCGATCTTCGACCTGTCGAAGCCCGATGACGAAGCCTTTTTCGGCACCGATGAGGACGGTACGAGCTACGAGACGACGGTCAAGGAAAACGCCACCTGGCTGCTGCGTCCCTATTATTCCAAGGTCTCCCCGCGCCGCGGGCTAGGCGCCCCCTATAGTATCCTGATCGAACCGCTTGCCGCAGCACCCCAGCCGACGCAACCGGCACCTGCCCAGCAGGAGCAGCCGTCCCTCTTTCCGAAGCGGAAATAGACCAGCAATTTCAGCAGCAAAACTGTGCAGCGGTTTTACGTTCGGAATTGCGCGGGAATAAGGAGCTTAATGTAATCCGTCGATCAGCCCGTGCAGTTCGCCGAGATGGCCGATCTTGCGGAAGCGCGGCGCCTCCTTTGGCTCCTCGACCCGCTCCAGCACCCAGGTCAGCTCATGCGGCACGAAGACGCCGTAGCTCCCGGCGGCGATGGCCGGCACGATATCGGACTTCAACGAATTGCCGACCATCATCGCACGCTCAGGCCCGTCGCCGACCTTTGAGAAGATGCGCCGATAAGTGACGGCCGTCTTGTCGGAAACGATCTCGACCGCATCGAAGAAATCGCCGAGCCCGGACTGGGCGAGCTTGCGCTCCTGATCGAAAAGGTCACCCTTGGTGATCAGCACCAGCAGATACTTCCCGGCAAGCGTCTCGAGCGTGTCGCGCACATGCGGCAGGGTTTCCACCGGATGGGACAGAAGATCGCGTCCGGTGTCGAGGATCCTGGCGATCACCTTCGACGGCACCTTGCCCTCGGTGATCTCGATCGCCGTCTCGATCATCGACAGCGTGAAGCCTTTGATGCCGAAACCGTAATGGGCGAGGTTGCGTTTCTCCGCTTCCAGAAGCCGTTCGGAAATCGTCGCTCCATCGGCAAAATCGGCAAGAAGTTTGGTAAAATGCTCTTCCGTCAGCCGGTAATAATGTTCGTTCTGCCAAAGCGTATCGTCGGCATCGAAACCGATCGTGGTCAATGGTCGGGTGCTCATATGCTCACCTCTAGAAATACGACGGGCAATCTATTCCCGGCTTGTGTCGAGACAAGGGCGTTGTGGCAGGTCGGAACAGGCCGTGTTCCGTTGAAAAACGCGGGCCGGCGACCTACATGAAGTTTGCCTTACCTTGCAGCCAGCCCCGGCTGTTCCTGTCACGCGCAGGCCAATAATCAAAAAATAGAGTTCAGCAGTCCGCAAGCCCCATAGCGGCAGACACAAGGGATTTTCTCGACATGCGTTACAATCAACTCGGAAATACCGGACTTTTCGTATCTGAAATCTGCCTTGGCACCATGACCTTCGGTGAAGCCAAGGAAGGTACTCCTTGGGGTGCCATCGCCGATGTCGACCAGAAGGCAGCCGATGAGATCGTCCAGCGCTCGCTGGAGGCTGGCGTCAATTTCATCGATACTGCTGACGTTTATTCCTTCGGCGAATCCGAGCGGCTGCTCGGTCAGGCGCTGAAGAACCTCAACGTGCCGCGCAAGGATGTCGTCATCGCCACCAAGGTCTATGGCGTCATGGGCGACAAGCCGAACGACCGCGGCGCCTCGCGCGGCCACATCATGGACTCCGTCGAGGCCAGCCTGAAACGCCTGCAGACGGATCATATCGATCTCTACCAGATCCATGCCACCGATCCGGTGACGCCGATCGACGAGACGCTGCGCGCACTCGACGATATCGTCGCCCGCGGCATGGTGCGTTACGTCGGCGTCTCCAACTGGCAGGCCTGGCGCATCGCCAAGGCGCTCGGCATTTCCGAGCGCAGGGATTATGCCCGTTTCGAGACTGTGCAGGCCTATTATTCGATCGCCGGCCGTGACCTCGAACGCGATATCGTTCCGCTGCTGCAGGAAGAAAAACTCGGCCTCATGGTCTGGTCGCCGCTCGCCGGCGGTCTTCTCTCGGGCAAATATGGTCCGGGCGCACCGGGCAATGGCGAAGGCCGCCGTGCCAATTTCGATTTCCCGCCAGTCGATAAGGACCGGGCCTGGGCCTGCGTCGCTGTCATGCGCGAAATTGCCGAAAAGCATGGCGTGAGCGTCGCCACCGTGGCGCTCGCCTATATCCTCGCCAAGCCCTTCGTCACGACCGTCATCATCGGCGCCAAGCGTGTCGAGCAGCTCGACCAGAACCTAGCCGCCGTCAAGCTGAAGCTCGATGCCGACGAGATCAAGCGGCTTGATGAAGTCAGTGCGCTGGCTCCGGAATATCCGGGCTGGATGCTCTCCCGCCAGGCAGCCGGCCGCCGCCCGGCTGATTTCGAACCCAAAGCCTGATCAAAAAAAGGGCCGCTGCTCTGACGGCGGCCCTCGCATTTCTCGCGATGAGCTTACTTGGCGTGCTTCTTCAGCCAGGCATTCATCTCGGTGATTTCAGCCTCCTGTGCCTTGATGACGCTTTCGGCGAGCTTGCGGATCTCGGGATCTTTTCCGTATTGCAGCTCGATCTTTGCCATGTCGATCGCGCCCTGATGGTGAGGGATCATGCTGCGGACGAAATCCACATCGGTATCGCCGCTCAATTTGATCATCATGTCCTTGTGCATCTTGTCATTGGCCTCGGTGAAGGCCTGGCTGGATGGATCATGACCGCCCATGTGCTTGGACATGTCCATGCCAGACATATCCTCGGCAAAGGCCGGCGCAGCAAAGGCGACGAGTGCGGAAAGGGTGATAGTTTTCAGAGACATGAGTATTCCTTCCTCTGTCTGATAATAGGTTCCGATGGCAGCGAACAGCTGCCGTTCTGCAAAGTATTGGTCAGATAAAACGAGGAGGAGGCGCCTGCGGCGCGGGCCTGTTATCTCTGAGCGCGCGGTCGAGTGCGGGAGAAGGATAGGCGAAAACCGGTTTGCCGCCGGCGGCAATCAGATCAGTCACCGGCAGCACCATACAGGCGGCACAGAGCGGCATATGCGCAACGCTCGTGGAGCAGGGATCTTTCGCGGAATCACTTTTGGCTGCCATATCGGGCGTGGCCATGCCGTCCAGATGGTGGTGCGACGTGGTTTCTGGCTGGACCGCCATATTCATCGATGCGCAGGTCGGACAGCCCGCCCATGCCGACATGGTGCTGTAGACCAGCCAACCGAAGAACATTGTCATGAGGGCCAAAGCGCGCATGGGAAAAACATAGGCAGGTACAGGCAAAAAGCCAAGGACCTCACCAAGTGGCAATGACCTTGTGAACGATCTGGTAGTCGGGGCTTTCCTCGCCGAGCGGTGCGACGGGCCAGTCCCAGCCGGCCTTTGCCTTGGGCGGCGCAATGCCATGCAGCAGATCCACGTCCTCATGCACTTTGCCGGTGCGGTCGATGACGGCATAGGAAATGTCCGTCAGCAGGCAGGTGCGGCAGGGCAGGTCTGCCAACCCTCGAAGATGTGCTGCGATCAGCCGTTCCACAGTATCCGCGGGCATCCCGGATGAGGCCTCCGCCTCGTATCGCCGCTTTACGCCGCGCCCGATCTGCGAGAGCAGATTGGCCGAGACGACGAAATCGAGATAGGGCACGCTGCGCAGGAAGCCGAGCGGTTCCGCTGCCTCTTTGGCTGCAAGCGCCTCATAGCCGGAAAGATCGCGTTCGATCAGCCGGACGTTCCGCGTGCCCTTGGTTTTCAGCCACAGGCGTACCGATGCCAGATGCACGAGATCGACCAAAACCACTGTGTCGAAGCTCTTCGCCAGCTCCTCGACCGGCACATCCCGGAGCAGTCCGGAGCCGAGCACGACGGCAGTCCGCCGCTGTGAAAGGCCCGCCATTGCAGTGCGAATGGCATTCTTGCAGCTCTCTTCATGCGCGGCCCAGTCCTTGCTGCAGCGACCGGCGCGTGACCAGAGATTGACCGAATAGCGGATATAGCGGCGGTGCGGGTTGCCCGTGAGCGCAAGTGTGGTGAGATACTGCAGGGCTTCCGCGATCATGGTGATATCCTGATATCTGGTCCTTTCCGCATCGATCAATCGATTCTGGTCGCCATATCAAGGCCCTTGCCCTTGCCGCTCCCCGCCCAATCCGCTAGGAAACCGCCACTATCACATAGGTGGAACTCCCCCGAAATGAACGACAAGCAGAAGAAACCACAAAAGCTCAAGGCCCGTCTTCCGCGCGGCTTCGTTGACCGGTCGGCAGCCGATATCCGAGCCGTCAACGAAATGACTGCGAAGATCCGTGAGGTCTATGAGCATTATGGTTTCGATCCGGTCGAAACGCCGCTATTTGAATATACCGATGCGCTCGGCAAGTTCCTGCCGGACAGCGACCGCCCCAACGAAGGCGTCTTCTCGCTGCAGGACGATGACGAGCAGTGGATGTCGCTGCGTTACGACCTGACGGCGCCGCTCGCCCGCCATGTCGCTGAGAATTTCAACGAGATCCAGCTTCCCTACCGCACCTATCGCGCCGGCTACGTCTTCCGCAACGAGAAGCCGGGTCCGGGCCGCTTCCGTCAGTTCATGCAGTTCGATGCCGATACGGTCGGCGCACCGGGCGTCCAGGCCGATGCCGAAATGTGCATGATGATGGCTGATACGCTGGAAGCGCTCGGCATCAAGCGCGGCGACTATGTCATTCGCGTCAACAACCGCAAGGTTCTGGACGGCGTGCTCGAAGCAATCGGCCTCGGCGGCGACGACAAGGCCGGCCAGCGTCTCAACGTGCTGCGGGCCATCGACAAGCTCGACAAGTTCGGCCCTGATGGGGTGCGCCTGCTGCTTGGCGAAGGCCGCAAGGACGAATCCGGTGACTTCACCAAGGGCGCGAAACTCAACGACGATCAGATCGAGAAGGTCCTCTTCTTCGTCGGCATCAAGAACTATGCCGAAAGCGCCGTCCGGCTCGCCGAGCTGGTTGCCGGCACCGAGAAGGGCAGCGAAGGCGTCGAGGAACTGAATTTCATCGGCGCACTCGTCACCAGCGCCGGCTATCAGTCCGACCGCATCAAGATCGATCCCTCTGTCGTCCGCGGCCTCGAATATTACACCGGCCCGGTTTACGAGGCCGAACTGCTCTTCGACGTCACCAACGAAAAGGGCGAGAAGGTCGTTTTCGGTTCCGTTGGCGGTGGCGGTCGTTACGATGGTCTCGTGTCCCGCTTCATGGGCCAGCCCGTTCCGGCAACAGGCTTCTCCATCGGCGTCTCGCGCCTGATGACGGCGCTGAAGAACCTCGGCAAGCTCGGCCAGCAGGATGTCATCGAGCCGGTGCTCGTCACCGTCATGGATGGCGATGTCGAGGCCATGGGCCGCTATCAGCGCTTCACGCAGGAGCTTCGCGCCGCCGGCATCCGCGCCGAGATGTTCCAGGGCAACTGGAAGAAGTTCGGCAACCAGCTGAAATATGCCGACCGCCGCGGCTGCCCGATCGCCATCATCCAGGGTGGCGACGAGCGTGCGCAGGGCGTCGTCCAGATCAAGGATCTCATCGAGGGCAAGCGCCTCTCCGGCGAGATCGAGGACAACACGACCTGGCGCGAGGCGCGTGTGGCGCAGGAAACCGTTGCGGAAACCGATCTCGTCGCCAAGGTGAAGGAAATCCTCGCCGCGCAGGCGGAGGACCGGAAGAGGGCGGGCTGATATGGCCCTCATCAACCTTCCCGAATTCTCCGGCGAGCTTCTGGACGAATTCGCCGCCCGCAAGGCGGAGCGGATAGACACGCCGGTCATCCAGCCGGCCGAACCCTTTCTCGATATCGCCGGCGAGGATCTTCGCAGGCGCATCTTCATGACGGAAAGCGAAACCGGCGCCAGCCTGTGCCTGCGCCCGGAATTCACCATTCCTGTCTGTCTGCGCCATATCGAGAGCGCGACAGGCACGCCGAAGCGTTACTCCTATCTCGGCGAAGTCTTCCGCCAGCGCCGCGATGGCAGCAATGAATTCTATCAGGCCGGCATTGAAGATCTCGGCGATATTAACCTTGCGAGCGCCGATGCCCGCGCGATTGGCGATGCGGTTGGCATCCTGTCCCGCCTGCTGCCCGGCCGGCATCTCTCGGTGACAATAGGCGATCAGGCCGTGTTCGAAGCCGTCGTGCAGGCGCTCGGCCTGCCGCTTGGCTGGCAGAAGCGGCTGGTCCATGCCTTCGGCAACATGATCCAACTGGAGACGCTGCTGGCGCGTCTCGTCAGCCCGCAATTCGTGACCGGCCTTGATGATGATGTCGCCCGGCTTGTCGGTGAGGATGATGAGGCGGCACTGGTTTCCTATATCGACGAGACGATGCAGGCGACCGGCTATTCCACAAACGCCAGCCGCTCGCCGCAGGAGATTGCCCGCCGCCTGAAGGAAAAGCTCGTCCTGTCCGAGACCCGGCTGGATGACGCCGCTTTCCAAGTGCTGGAGCAGTTCCTGGCGCTCAACGTGCCGCTTGTCAATGCATCAGCGGCACTTTCGCATTTCGCCGACGCGGCCGGACTGAAGCTCGGCAATGCGCTGGCGCGTTTCGATGGTCGCGTCGCAGCGATCGCCAATGCCGGCGTCGATCTGTCGCTCATCGAATACCGCGCCGCTTTCGGCCGTCCGCTCGATTATTATACCGGCCTCGTCTTCGAAGTGATGGTTGAAGGCTCCTCCGCGGTTCTGGCCGGCGGCGGCCGCTTTGACAAGCTGATGACCTTCCTTGGCGCCAAGGACCGCATTCCCGCCGTCGGCTTCTCCCTCTGGCTCGACCGTATCGAAACCGAAAGGGCCGCCGCATGACGATCACCATTGCGCTTCCCTCCAAGGGCCGCATGAAGGATGACGCCTCTGCGATCTTCGAGCGTGCCGGCATGAAAATCTACGCAGTCGGCAACGATCGCTCCTATCGCGGCCGTGTCGAAGGTTGGGACGATGTGGAAATCGCCTTCCTCTCGGCCTCGGAAATTTCCCGCGAGCTCGGCAACGGCTCGATCGATTTCGGCGTCACCGGCGAAGACCTCGTGCGCGAGGGACTGGCTGAAGCCGACAAGCGGGTGGAATTCTGCGCCCGCCTCGGCTTCGGCCATGCCGATGTCGTCGTCGCGGTGCCGGAAATCTGGCTGGATGTCGATACGATGGCCGATCTGGTGGATGTCGCTGCCGATTTCCGCGCCCGTCACGGCCGGCGTCTCGCAATCGCCACGAAATACTGGCGCTTGACCCAGCAGTTCTTCTCCAGCCAGCACGGCATCCAGCTCTACCGCATCGTCGAGAGCCTGGGCGCCACAGAAGGCGCGCCGGCCTCCGGCTCGGCCGATATCATCGTCGATATCACCTCGACCGGTTCGACTCTGCGCGCCAATCACCTCAAGGTGCTCTCCGATGGCGTCATCTTGCGCTCGGAAGCCTGCCTGGTGCGTGCCCGCAAGGATACGCATGCCGATACGCCGACGGTGACGGCGATTGCCGAGGCTGTCCGCGCGGTTCTCTGAACCAAATTACTCAACATGCAAAACCCGCCGTCAGCAGACGGCGGGTTTTGCATTTTTGGGAGGAAATGGAATTAGCGGGCGGCGACGGCCTGCAGGCCGCGGCGTGCGTCGATCGAATAGGCACCGGCACCGACGGTGGCGAGCAGGATGTACGCGCCGGCCAGTGTGATGTTCTTCATGACCATGATCTGGTTGAGGATATTCACGAGTTCCGCGCCACTTGCGTAGGGCAGATGGAAGACAACGGCTGTAAATACGCAGAAGCCTGCGAGCATCCAGCCGACGATGCGAACCTGGAAGCCCGTGAGAACCGCAAGGCCGGCCAGCAGTTCGAAGAGGCCTGCAGCATAGGCCAGGAGGGTTGCTGCCGGCAGGCCGGCACCGGCGATCATGCCCGCAGTACCGGCAGCATCGGTTATCTTGCCGAAGCCGGCAAGGATGAACATGAAGGACAGAAGAATGCGGGCGAGAAGGATGAGGGCGTTATTCGTATTCGACATGGACGTTGCTCCGTTGAATGACTTTTGAGGTCTTGATGCCCCGGCACCGTGTTGGACCTCGGATGCCCTCTATCTCGCCTTTTTCTGACGTCAGGGAAAGATAAACGCCAGCGGACAGTTTGTTCACTAATACGAAACGATCGGGTGACTTGCCTTGCGGTGCAGGCGTCTTCTATGGTCGCCTCCTCACTATGGAGAACCCCGATGGCAGATCTTTCCGCATTCCCGATCACCAGCCGCTGGCCGGCGAAAAACCCTGATATTATTCAGCTTTATTCCCTTCAGACGCCGAATGGCGTGAAGATCTCTGTGGCGCTGGAGGAGCTCGGTCTGCCCTATGAGGCCCATTATGTCTCCTTCGCAACCACCGATCAGAAGACGGCTGAATTCGTTTCGCTGAACCCGAACGGCCGCATTCCGGCGATCATCGATCCCAACGGCCCGGACGGAAAGCCGATCGGCCTTTTCGAATCTGGAGCCATCCTGCTCTATCTGGCGGAAAAGACCGGCAAGCTGATCCCGGCTGATGCCGCGGGCCGCTATGAAACCATCCAGTGGGTCTTTTTCCAGATGGCCGGCATCGGCCCGATGTTCGGCCAGTTCGGCCATTTCTACAAATTCGCCGCTGACAAGGTCGCCAACAATTCCTATCCGGTGGAGCGCTATCGCGACGAATCCAAGCGCCTGCTCGGCGTGCTGGAAAGCCGCCTGCAGGGGCGCCAGTGGATCATGGGCGACGAGTACACCATCGCCGACATCACCACATTCCCGTGGCTCCGCGGCGCCGACATCTTCTATGGTGGCCGCGAGGTGCTGGAATATGCGAAATTCCCTGCCGTCATGGATTGGCTGCAGCGCTGCATCGCCCGACCGGCGAGCGAGAAGGGCCTCAACATTCCGGTGAAGCCCGCCTGACGGTCTTCGGATTGAAACAGAAAAGGCCGGTCGCGAGACCGGCCTTTTTTCTTGTGTCCATGCAGGCAGATTACTGCCGGCTGGCGATCTGGCTGGTACCTTCCAGCTTGAAGCGCGGGAAGATGAAAACGCCGACCATGCTGCCGCTGTATTTTTCCTCCAGCCCATTGGATTCGCCCATGCAAA
Proteins encoded:
- a CDS encoding DUF305 domain-containing protein: MSLKTITLSALVAFAAPAFAEDMSGMDMSKHMGGHDPSSQAFTEANDKMHKDMMIKLSGDTDVDFVRSMIPHHQGAIDMAKIELQYGKDPEIRKLAESVIKAQEAEITEMNAWLKKHAK
- a CDS encoding ATP phosphoribosyltransferase regulatory subunit; this translates as MALINLPEFSGELLDEFAARKAERIDTPVIQPAEPFLDIAGEDLRRRIFMTESETGASLCLRPEFTIPVCLRHIESATGTPKRYSYLGEVFRQRRDGSNEFYQAGIEDLGDINLASADARAIGDAVGILSRLLPGRHLSVTIGDQAVFEAVVQALGLPLGWQKRLVHAFGNMIQLETLLARLVSPQFVTGLDDDVARLVGEDDEAALVSYIDETMQATGYSTNASRSPQEIARRLKEKLVLSETRLDDAAFQVLEQFLALNVPLVNASAALSHFADAAGLKLGNALARFDGRVAAIANAGVDLSLIEYRAAFGRPLDYYTGLVFEVMVEGSSAVLAGGGRFDKLMTFLGAKDRIPAVGFSLWLDRIETERAAA
- a CDS encoding HAD family hydrolase, producing MSTRPLTTIGFDADDTLWQNEHYYRLTEEHFTKLLADFADGATISERLLEAEKRNLAHYGFGIKGFTLSMIETAIEITEGKVPSKVIARILDTGRDLLSHPVETLPHVRDTLETLAGKYLLVLITKGDLFDQERKLAQSGLGDFFDAVEIVSDKTAVTYRRIFSKVGDGPERAMMVGNSLKSDIVPAIAAGSYGVFVPHELTWVLERVEEPKEAPRFRKIGHLGELHGLIDGLH
- the hisG gene encoding ATP phosphoribosyltransferase, whose amino-acid sequence is MTITIALPSKGRMKDDASAIFERAGMKIYAVGNDRSYRGRVEGWDDVEIAFLSASEISRELGNGSIDFGVTGEDLVREGLAEADKRVEFCARLGFGHADVVVAVPEIWLDVDTMADLVDVAADFRARHGRRLAIATKYWRLTQQFFSSQHGIQLYRIVESLGATEGAPASGSADIIVDITSTGSTLRANHLKVLSDGVILRSEACLVRARKDTHADTPTVTAIAEAVRAVL
- a CDS encoding DoxX family protein, which produces MSNTNNALILLARILLSFMFILAGFGKITDAAGTAGMIAGAGLPAATLLAYAAGLFELLAGLAVLTGFQVRIVGWMLAGFCVFTAVVFHLPYASGAELVNILNQIMVMKNITLAGAYILLATVGAGAYSIDARRGLQAVAAR
- a CDS encoding aldo/keto reductase, with translation MRYNQLGNTGLFVSEICLGTMTFGEAKEGTPWGAIADVDQKAADEIVQRSLEAGVNFIDTADVYSFGESERLLGQALKNLNVPRKDVVIATKVYGVMGDKPNDRGASRGHIMDSVEASLKRLQTDHIDLYQIHATDPVTPIDETLRALDDIVARGMVRYVGVSNWQAWRIAKALGISERRDYARFETVQAYYSIAGRDLERDIVPLLQEEKLGLMVWSPLAGGLLSGKYGPGAPGNGEGRRANFDFPPVDKDRAWACVAVMREIAEKHGVSVATVALAYILAKPFVTTVIIGAKRVEQLDQNLAAVKLKLDADEIKRLDEVSALAPEYPGWMLSRQAAGRRPADFEPKA
- a CDS encoding glutathione binding-like protein, yielding MADLSAFPITSRWPAKNPDIIQLYSLQTPNGVKISVALEELGLPYEAHYVSFATTDQKTAEFVSLNPNGRIPAIIDPNGPDGKPIGLFESGAILLYLAEKTGKLIPADAAGRYETIQWVFFQMAGIGPMFGQFGHFYKFAADKVANNSYPVERYRDESKRLLGVLESRLQGRQWIMGDEYTIADITTFPWLRGADIFYGGREVLEYAKFPAVMDWLQRCIARPASEKGLNIPVKPA
- a CDS encoding DNA-3-methyladenine glycosylase I; protein product: MSETGIIIGEDGKSRCHWHANLPDYLRYHDEEWGRPVTNDIRLFEKICLEGFQSGLSWLTILRKRENFRAAFAAFDFEKVARFGDEDIARCLADTGIIRHRGKIVSTINNARRAIDLRSEFGSLARYFWSYEPRPEDRPDIVDREHIVANPTTATSVRISKDLKKRGWTFVGPTTVYAFMQAMGLVNDHLEGCFCRAEVEAMRAALVRP
- a CDS encoding L,D-transpeptidase, whose protein sequence is MKQFLRLAAAAAVALSCTVVTVSAEPVMTATDAVRGVKQTREIKPQFRKRVVRLTTSEKPGTVIVDTNNKFLYLVEGNNRATRYGIGVGRDGFGWSGVVTVGRMAEWPSWTPPAEMRAREARAGHNLPAVQPGGPDNPLGARAMYLYKGGRDTIFRIHGTNQPWTIGLNMSSGCIRMMNDDVSHLYKRVSVGTKVIVVGPGNKQGSVAFQDKGIDILRTMFGG
- a CDS encoding L,D-transpeptidase is translated as MMKPLVLAAAMLGILSTAALADDRYASRPPVVLSPDLTAPWINQLGGGRVRPVVYQRPVVYQQRGLFQQRRTVIQRAPQPAPQTVSAIRPGVPVIRGQVEPQFLPQMVDYDTKERPGTLVIDTNNRFLYLVIDGGKARRYGVGVGKPGFEWAGAHKITRKSEWPDWTPPSEMVSREAAKGHYLPARMDGGPENPLGARAMYLGSTLYRIHGTNAPWTIGSAVSSGCIRMRNEDVVDLYDRVNVGTRVIVM
- the hisS gene encoding histidine--tRNA ligase, translating into MNDKQKKPQKLKARLPRGFVDRSAADIRAVNEMTAKIREVYEHYGFDPVETPLFEYTDALGKFLPDSDRPNEGVFSLQDDDEQWMSLRYDLTAPLARHVAENFNEIQLPYRTYRAGYVFRNEKPGPGRFRQFMQFDADTVGAPGVQADAEMCMMMADTLEALGIKRGDYVIRVNNRKVLDGVLEAIGLGGDDKAGQRLNVLRAIDKLDKFGPDGVRLLLGEGRKDESGDFTKGAKLNDDQIEKVLFFVGIKNYAESAVRLAELVAGTEKGSEGVEELNFIGALVTSAGYQSDRIKIDPSVVRGLEYYTGPVYEAELLFDVTNEKGEKVVFGSVGGGGRYDGLVSRFMGQPVPATGFSIGVSRLMTALKNLGKLGQQDVIEPVLVTVMDGDVEAMGRYQRFTQELRAAGIRAEMFQGNWKKFGNQLKYADRRGCPIAIIQGGDERAQGVVQIKDLIEGKRLSGEIEDNTTWREARVAQETVAETDLVAKVKEILAAQAEDRKRAG